The following are encoded together in the Corynebacterium jeikeium genome:
- a CDS encoding mechanosensitive ion channel family protein, whose protein sequence is MLKFYAFQLWEWLVIHGIPLTALVIIAILIPRVGRLAIRIVSSRFNEGEEATKSRLALVGALVYVLQAIAYFAIIMLGLTNLGVPAMGAALPATVVSAAIGFGAQNVIGDFLAGFFIISERQFGVGDFVAFDGTSSDISGTVVALTLRATKVRTASGEVVTIPNGSAGVITNYSQDWSRAVVDLAVPLQPGESMSQLTERVEVTAAKALQDPTITGDVTGELEVLPATDIVAPTAAGQSWQVNFRVMVVVNPARQWAVERVLRSALVNVFWDRYDMPRVFRDGRDAQSSTALDPIKAVAMDSGLTPTEVLPAQDTSKHRRTSAAPVSPVSPASPASPASQSISGNSAGIADSASDEAKSGLAPRGTASAYEAAAKDAVQAEGADRASQLAQPGQAAQAGPAEAAAQAGPAGEAAQTEQISQGAKSPTTDGPGVRPLDSDGTIGRTRSASPEHTQSAATADSGSGSGGDSGLADKRDADTGNATTDWTARIGANAHAGAGAEDSAEDSANGADDTDGADDTDGADDAEKGEKFQGIWRSEQYASKFKRIMSVGGRTRPSTTGLILALLLVGGLALASSNPEGGDTGWLSPDYWRDRPSNSASTEDSEANKQSDESSTSQNNPTSDPSSDSNSDSSSSSNSDSNAETSNGTNPGTNTDANSDANSGSNSGANSDQNANSTSGGGDGSRSGTANEPNNNSNGNPNSGNGGVQNNSNNSGTGGNSMNGAAPRAMGATSTPNATDTTHG, encoded by the coding sequence ATGTTGAAGTTCTATGCTTTCCAGCTCTGGGAATGGCTGGTTATCCACGGCATTCCCTTGACTGCACTGGTAATTATCGCAATTTTGATCCCGCGTGTGGGGCGTTTGGCGATTCGCATTGTCAGCAGCCGCTTCAATGAAGGCGAGGAAGCCACCAAATCCCGCCTCGCCCTGGTCGGCGCGTTGGTATACGTACTGCAGGCGATTGCGTACTTCGCGATCATCATGCTGGGCCTGACGAACCTGGGTGTCCCCGCTATGGGTGCTGCCCTGCCGGCAACCGTCGTTTCAGCTGCTATTGGTTTCGGCGCGCAGAACGTGATCGGCGATTTCCTCGCGGGATTCTTCATCATCTCGGAGCGGCAGTTCGGTGTGGGAGACTTCGTTGCCTTCGATGGCACCTCCAGTGACATTTCGGGCACGGTTGTGGCTCTGACCCTTCGGGCAACGAAGGTGCGCACAGCCTCCGGTGAAGTGGTGACGATCCCGAACGGTTCCGCGGGTGTGATCACGAACTATTCCCAGGACTGGTCGCGGGCGGTCGTGGACTTGGCAGTCCCGCTGCAGCCAGGAGAGTCCATGTCGCAGTTGACCGAGCGCGTTGAGGTCACAGCTGCGAAGGCACTGCAGGATCCGACTATCACCGGGGACGTCACCGGAGAATTAGAAGTTCTGCCAGCTACGGATATCGTCGCCCCCACTGCGGCAGGGCAATCATGGCAGGTGAACTTCCGAGTGATGGTCGTGGTGAACCCGGCGCGCCAGTGGGCGGTGGAGCGCGTTCTGCGCTCGGCGCTGGTGAATGTCTTCTGGGACCGCTATGACATGCCGCGGGTCTTTCGCGATGGCCGTGACGCCCAATCCTCCACCGCCCTCGATCCCATCAAGGCTGTGGCAATGGATTCCGGGCTGACGCCTACGGAGGTCCTGCCTGCCCAAGACACTTCAAAACATCGGCGCACTTCAGCCGCTCCAGTGTCTCCAGTGTCTCCAGCGTCTCCAGCGTCTCCAGCGTCACAGAGCATTTCCGGCAATTCCGCGGGAATCGCTGATTCTGCGAGCGATGAAGCAAAAAGCGGGCTTGCGCCACGCGGGACGGCTTCGGCGTACGAAGCCGCTGCCAAGGATGCGGTCCAGGCTGAAGGGGCAGACCGGGCTAGCCAACTCGCACAGCCCGGCCAGGCTGCACAGGCTGGACCGGCCGAGGCGGCTGCACAAGCTGGACCGGCCGGCGAGGCTGCACAGACCGAACAGATTAGTCAGGGCGCGAAGTCGCCCACGACTGATGGACCTGGAGTTCGCCCTCTCGACAGCGATGGAACCATTGGTCGGACACGATCAGCTTCCCCGGAGCACACCCAATCCGCCGCAACCGCCGACTCCGGCTCCGGTTCTGGCGGAGATTCCGGCCTAGCAGACAAGCGCGACGCCGACACAGGCAACGCCACCACCGACTGGACAGCTCGCATTGGTGCGAACGCTCACGCTGGCGCAGGTGCCGAGGACAGTGCCGAGGACAGTGCTAACGGTGCTGATGACACTGACGGTGCTGATGACACTGACGGTGCTGATGACGCCGAAAAGGGTGAGAAGTTCCAGGGCATCTGGCGCAGCGAACAGTACGCCTCCAAGTTCAAGAGGATCATGAGCGTCGGCGGGCGCACCCGCCCCTCCACCACCGGACTAATCCTGGCGTTGTTGCTAGTCGGCGGCCTGGCGTTGGCCTCCTCGAACCCAGAAGGCGGGGACACCGGCTGGCTTTCTCCCGATTACTGGCGCGACCGCCCTTCGAACAGCGCATCCACTGAGGACTCCGAAGCAAACAAACAATCCGACGAAAGCTCCACCAGCCAGAACAACCCCACCTCTGACCCGAGCTCCGACTCAAACTCTGACTCAAGCTCCAGCTCAAACTCTGACTCAAACGCTGAAACAAGCAATGGAACAAACCCTGGCACAAACACCGACGCAAACTCTGACGCGAATAGCGGCTCAAACTCCGGTGCAAACTCCGATCAAAACGCCAACTCGACCTCCGGCGGAGGCGACGGATCACGCAGCGGGACCGCCAATGAGCCGAACAACAACTCCAATGGCAATCCCAATAGTGGAAATGGTGGCGTCCAAAACAACTCCAACAACAGTGGCACCGGCGGCAACAGTATGAACGGCGCTGCACCTCGCGCTATGGGTGCGACGAGTACGCCCAATGCAACCGACACCACCCACGGCTGA
- a CDS encoding PH domain-containing protein has translation MNSKVFHPSREHILGGFVMFLICLLFTGYKVAWFFWVPLVPLVFILWTLWVRTTVTDKAITTRYLFRAGKTMQWEDFRALRFNRAGRAYAVDNQENTIWLPGVTFNSLIDLHKVSGGRIPDPVSPARAATDDKVQVVNKDGYAVLMDKDEYKEYEKQRRLEAGVDVPDTDAPKANADDANS, from the coding sequence ATGAACTCGAAGGTTTTCCACCCCAGCCGCGAACACATCCTCGGCGGGTTCGTCATGTTCCTGATCTGCTTGCTATTCACGGGCTATAAGGTCGCCTGGTTTTTCTGGGTTCCGCTAGTACCACTAGTGTTTATTTTGTGGACTTTGTGGGTGCGAACCACCGTCACTGACAAAGCCATCACCACGCGCTACCTCTTCCGCGCAGGCAAAACCATGCAATGGGAAGACTTCCGCGCGCTCCGCTTCAACCGAGCAGGACGCGCCTACGCCGTAGACAACCAAGAGAACACCATCTGGCTACCGGGCGTGACCTTTAACTCCCTGATCGACCTGCACAAGGTCAGTGGCGGACGTATCCCCGACCCCGTCAGCCCAGCGCGCGCAGCCACGGACGACAAAGTGCAGGTCGTCAACAAGGACGGCTACGCCGTGCTCATGGATAAGGACGAGTACAAGGAATACGAAAAGCAGCGCCGCCTCGAAGCGGGAGTCGATGTGCCAGACACAGACGCGCCGAAAGCAAACGCGGACGACGCTAACAGCTAG